In Simplicispira sp. 125, one DNA window encodes the following:
- a CDS encoding ABC transporter substrate-binding protein, with protein sequence MKTNRAKLSAMVKLGQRGALLASALCLGGMAQAQTTYNVAGLADFTGPFADIMKDMTGCRRAVLDWWSEEVGKAQGVALRIKDFDTRYDVAQVASLWPGIKSELNPVAVLGVGGADTNALQQRLPSDKVPLVQSTAGYGFAWKGDNWVFNARATYPHEAAAFYVWMQKKSGSSAPLKVGVISSEVSPAYVDIHKGVEKFAKDNPKIIEVVETIYTEAQPTDLTQQVSRLVRKGATVLQVFNNTASVVATRRALQSLGKTNIPIVVSAHNGLLSSGKALGDLSQMDGNYEVYGMAMAAEGATPARDFFEKLRSQYKLQAAYNSACIMGMSQAMLTVRAVENVVKVKGAGGVTGEEVRAALLSTPMPTERSFGLLPNIKFNNDAPFPTSGTAVNIGTVEKGKYKLLEQNVPVPVLNKW encoded by the coding sequence ATGAAAACGAATCGAGCAAAGTTGTCGGCAATGGTCAAACTGGGGCAACGCGGCGCTTTACTGGCGTCAGCCTTGTGCCTTGGCGGCATGGCACAAGCTCAGACTACTTACAACGTGGCTGGCCTGGCTGACTTCACCGGACCTTTCGCAGACATCATGAAAGATATGACGGGATGCCGCCGTGCGGTGCTCGACTGGTGGAGCGAAGAGGTCGGTAAAGCGCAGGGCGTCGCATTGCGAATCAAGGATTTCGACACCCGCTATGACGTCGCCCAAGTGGCCAGCCTCTGGCCAGGCATCAAGTCCGAGCTCAACCCGGTGGCTGTTCTGGGTGTGGGCGGTGCAGATACCAATGCGCTGCAGCAGCGCTTGCCTAGTGACAAGGTGCCTCTTGTCCAGTCGACAGCAGGATATGGATTTGCTTGGAAGGGTGATAACTGGGTGTTCAATGCCCGTGCCACTTACCCGCACGAAGCGGCTGCGTTTTATGTGTGGATGCAGAAGAAGTCGGGTTCGTCTGCTCCTCTCAAGGTGGGGGTGATTTCATCGGAAGTATCGCCGGCCTACGTGGACATCCACAAAGGTGTCGAGAAGTTCGCTAAGGACAATCCGAAGATCATTGAAGTCGTTGAAACGATTTATACCGAAGCACAGCCGACCGACCTTACCCAGCAGGTCAGCCGCCTGGTCCGCAAGGGGGCCACGGTACTGCAGGTGTTCAACAATACAGCATCGGTAGTGGCGACACGGCGCGCCCTGCAAAGCCTTGGAAAAACCAATATTCCGATAGTGGTTAGCGCTCATAACGGGTTGCTTTCGTCGGGGAAAGCGCTGGGTGACCTGAGCCAAATGGATGGAAACTATGAGGTCTATGGCATGGCCATGGCCGCCGAAGGCGCAACACCGGCACGGGACTTCTTCGAGAAACTGCGCAGCCAATACAAGTTGCAAGCCGCCTATAACTCTGCCTGCATTATGGGCATGAGCCAAGCGATGTTGACGGTTCGTGCCGTTGAAAATGTTGTCAAGGTCAAAGGTGCTGGCGGTGTGACGGGCGAAGAGGTTCGCGCTGCACTGCTGTCCACCCCCATGCCTACCGAGCGCAGTTTTGGCTTGTTGCCCAATATCAAGTTCAACAATGATGCGCCGTTCCCGACCTCGGGCACAGCCGTCAACATCGGCACCGTCGAAAAGGGAAAGTACAAACTTCTCGAGCAGAACGTTCCGGTTCCTGTGTTGAACAAGTGGTAA
- a CDS encoding ABC transporter ATP-binding protein: MLELNNVEVLYSDVILAVKGITAKVPAGQCVTLLGANGAGKSTTLKAISNLVRTEDGRVTAGSIQFDGADITGANPVDVVRKGLVHVMEGRKVLRHMTVEQNLVVGGHMGSAGDAKEMLDEVYSRIKRLKALRTRTAGYLSGGEQQLLVIGRALMAKPKLVMIDEPSLGLAPLMVDEVYGLLSDLKTSGLTLLIVEQNTRVALDLADYGYVMESGRIVLEGPSNSLKTNEDVREFYLGLTVDGERKSFRDMKHYRRRKRWLG; the protein is encoded by the coding sequence GTGCTTGAACTGAACAACGTTGAAGTCCTCTACAGCGACGTCATTCTTGCTGTCAAAGGCATTACCGCCAAAGTCCCCGCTGGACAGTGCGTGACCTTGCTGGGCGCCAATGGCGCTGGCAAGAGCACCACGCTCAAGGCCATCTCCAACCTGGTCAGGACAGAGGATGGTCGTGTGACGGCGGGGAGTATTCAATTTGATGGTGCGGACATCACCGGTGCCAACCCCGTCGATGTCGTTCGCAAGGGGTTGGTACATGTCATGGAAGGGCGCAAGGTTCTCCGCCACATGACAGTGGAGCAGAACCTGGTGGTGGGCGGTCATATGGGCAGCGCTGGCGATGCCAAGGAAATGCTTGATGAGGTGTATAGCCGCATCAAGCGTCTGAAAGCCTTGCGTACTCGCACAGCAGGTTACCTGTCGGGCGGCGAGCAGCAATTGCTGGTAATTGGACGGGCCCTGATGGCCAAGCCTAAGTTGGTGATGATCGACGAGCCTTCGCTCGGCTTGGCTCCGCTGATGGTCGATGAGGTCTATGGTTTGCTGAGTGACCTCAAGACCAGCGGTCTGACTCTGCTGATCGTGGAGCAAAACACCCGCGTCGCTCTGGATTTAGCCGACTACGGCTATGTGATGGAGAGCGGACGGATCGTGTTAGAGGGCCCCTCCAACAGCTTAAAGACCAACGAGGACGTTCGAGAGTTCTACCTCGGCCTGACGGTCGATGGGGAGCGCAAGAGTTTCCGCGACATGAAACATTACCGCCGCCGCAAGCGCTGGCTGGGTTGA